Below is a window of Colletes latitarsis isolate SP2378_abdomen chromosome 5, iyColLati1, whole genome shotgun sequence DNA.
ATTTAAGAAGAATATTAGTTTTAATCCGGGCAACGAAAGAAGAAATAATTGTGAGAATCTGTGTACAAAGTTCCATAGAGGAATAGACGAACGAAATATAGTTGACTTTCTATTTTATTAGTTTGACAAATTGTAACGTTTCGACCATTTACAATTttgttgtttttgatttttgtcttttttAAGATGTAGAAATTAGAACGTTTGAAGGGGACCAGTAATGGGACAAAATGTTGCATTAAAATTTGTACTAATAATTATGTTTTAGATGATtataaattcactgtttctggatGTGGTTTTGCGTGTATTAACTACGTCtttttcgttttaatttctgtttccgTCGATCCATTGTGACATCGTATACGTTTGCAAAAGTTCATCTCAAAGCAAGTTTCTAAATAGGAATCCCTATCATACCAAATTGAGTTTCGAAAGAGTGACCTTTAATCTCGAGGTAAAGATCTGTGGTCATGGTCTCCAACGCGATTCAATTTGCTCCTCGCAGAATACAGTTTCAAAACCTCGACGAGGTTCATAATGTGATTCAATCGTAATCGTACGCTTGCAAGCGTACATTTTAAGAGCCCTCAATTAGTAGATTCTCACATTTCTCGAGTAGAGACATTATTTTTACGTTTCGTAGCACTCTAAAAAGGACTCTATATTTTCCCTGAAAAATATCATTTCAAAAAAgctcaattttataaaataaatttgtttgttcttataataataatacaaaattaatataaaattaacactAATCCTACCACGATGTCACTTTCGATTACATAACAAATGtgaataattatacagggtgttcgaccatacctgggaaaaaatgtaatgtaaataagacgaaaatcaaaaatatcaaattcttaactgaggcttcgttaaaaagttattaacaaaattaaattaaaaaacttcaaatcgttctacaaaaattatttttagctgcgggggtcaattataatcatttttggtgaatagacatacccccgaaatcctgcgcattttcgagaaaaaaattcgagaagatgtgaaatttttcgaaaaaattaaaaaatttcaaatcgttctaaaaaaattattttcagttgcaagggtcaattacaatcatttttggtcattacacataccaccgaaatcctacgcattttcgagaaaaaaattccttaccgaaaatctaatgtgaggccagaaatgctaccctgaaatttaatgcaaatctttaaaacgtcataactccagaacggattggacgattttaatgtttaaaaaagcaaactacgcgtattttagtgtagcatATATACAaatctcaaaaatattcgaaaagttggtccttgactccgcaaaatgagaaaaaccccataaaaatggtccaattttcaaacagccataactcctgcgatagtgaatatatttcaatgaaacttttttctgaagtagagctcatgggtacctacaaaaaagtattagacaacttttctgtaggtcgtcaaacaaaattattaaaaatcaaaaacgaatttttaagaaaaatcgacagggggtagggtagggtgcttaaatttttcgacgaaaaaaaaattttttaattaattctgaaaaaattattttcggttgcgggggtcaattacaatcattttaggtgaatagacatacccccgaaatcctaaccattttcgagaaaaaaattcggtattggcggaactttaaacgttaataactttttaacgaagcctccatcaaaaaattggtattcttgattttcatcctattttggcctccagaatctcccattataatttttcccatgggtggtcgaacaccctgtatagtctcaAAATAAATTTACATACTAACGACATTTTATGtattattaacacgttgactgtcggCTGACCCACATATGGTTCGAGTCGGTTTTAACTCAGGTGTGCGCTGAATACTAAACAAATACCGGTAATTTGAAAgattctttttaattaaaaaatgtgaCTATATATCCAATGCAAAAAGTTTACTGTAGAGAAAATAAAGCCAACCTAATTTTACATAagcaaaaaatattcaatatcaaACGTTTCAACTGAGTTTGAATTTTCTTTAATACTGCAGAACAAAAGTATTaacaaaaatgataaaaaaagaGAAATTATTAGGTTTAccctaaaaaaaaattgaatacgtttaaaatattgatcaaattatTACGATCAGATGAAAAAATCACATTTTATTCTAACATTGTTAAATAATAGTGCATATGCAAATTTCTGAACAAtttgtataaatttaaaaattcacgTTACATATCATTTAAAACCCAGTACtttctataataaaattaattccatTCTTGTTCAAACTTCGACTGACTTatcaaattattataaaattataagtcagtaaaagcttgaaCAAGAatggaattaattttattatagaaaGTACCACGTTTTAAATAATATGCCCATACTAATATTATAATGGATTATCAAATTATTATGATCAAAGCTATAGAATTAATATCCATTGCAATATTAGTACCGACAACGTGGTTTATAATAATTCCCAGAGGTAATGAATAATGTTTCGGAAATTTGAATAATCCCAGCTTTAATTCAAAGTGGTCTAACGCGAAATTACCTTGTGGACGAGATTCCCCATGACTTCCTAAAGGACCTCCACTTTCGGCTGTCACTGCCGGCCGATACGAACCCATATTTACACGCGGGTTCACGGAACCCCACGTAGTGAACTTTCTCACTTCCCCACCTATGCATCCTCGCCCCTGACACGCTTATTTTCGACGACACGAAACATCTTTCGTTTGTCATTCACCCCTTTGCGCttttatgtatatttttttcttcccACTTCTGAATTTTCACAGCCGCTGGCCTGCTCCAGTTTCCACGCCATTCTACCAAACAAACTCCCGAACGAAGTCGATTGTTTTTAAGGGACCTTTGTTCACTTTGTCGCGAACATACAAACAGCTTGCACGTTGAATCGTTGGTTAAAATTGTTCCTTTTCAATGATACATCGACGCTAATTACACGGTCCAAATTGAAGTTCACACTTGTAATTGAAAGGTCAAATTCAGAGAATATTCTAATCTTGCTGTGGAAAAACCAGAGCGTATTgggaattttataaaataaaaactgttttagaTGTCGATAAACTATGTATCgttgttaataaatataaacGTTTCAATGATAAAGACCAATGTAGGATGAATATTAAGCGATTACGAAAAGAGCATTACTATATTTCTATTTCGTAATGTCTCCACCATATAGTGGTACTTTCAACTTTCTATCACAAGTTTTAAAAATATCATTGTTTCCATGTCCAATTTACGTAGCATGAATTTGAAAGAAATCTTCCAATGACACGTTTTGAAAAATCTTAGAAAAGAAAGTTtaaaagaaaatcgatttttttcaaaattctaATCTATAATATCTTCTTGAGTGTACAAAATACTGATAATCGGACTATTGAGTTTTATCTTATTAGTTTCATAGCACAATCTTATCTCTCCTATTAATAGTGTGATAACTAAGACATTAGCTGATTTCCCGAGAGAGTGAATCAATAAAACATGTATCAGCACGTTTATACATGCTTATTAAATAACAATTAGTTCGCCTCTaattaaattacgaatcgtcttACTCTCATAGACACGATAAATACTAATTAATACGCAGAATTCTGTATTATACTCGATTGAATGTATCAAGATTCTAGATGGCTTTTTTTGTAGAAAACAAACGCATTTAGAAAGTAGAACATGTAAAACACGGTAATCTTGCACGCTATCGCCATATGGATGCACATTACTATTTCCATTGAACTGCACGTTTCACAGAATTAAATATTACCCCTAAAAGGAAATTCAATCTTCTCTTTCTTTTCTTATAATACAATACAGTTACATAACTTACAGGAttatataatttcatttttaatgaagTTATTCTTGCAATCAcaaagtaatttatttattgttgAATTATATTACCAACTTCCATTTTCtaattattttcgtaattcatttttagtaacttgTACTGATAACAATTATAGTGTCCCATTGTAGTTGGTCAGTTTATAGTACATCGCGTTTTGCAAcgaaaaatcaaaagtattttgtacatgaaataaatatatacaggATGGTCCGCTAAAATCAGACTACCTAATTATAGACACGAAAACGCGCACGCAGACCTAGAAGGGAGtattttcgattaaaatttatttaaagcgTTAAGAGTCGAGCAAAGCTTGCATACCTTTCCATTCACACCGAAAATCCCTAAGACGCCCCAAAATTCATTTTAATAGAAGCGACTAgctatttcaatgtaattttgtaATGTGTATTTAAGGAATTAAAATTATCCCTTTTTCCAGAGGAATTTACAAATGTTTTtaatttaaccctttgactgcGGACGATTTTGACGCAGCACAAACTGTATGCGGAATAATATACAggctgttcagccacccctgggaaaaactttaatgggagattctagagaccaaaataaaacgaaaatcaagaatatcaatttcttcactgaggcttcgttgaaaagttattaaaaaatttcaaatcattctgaaaaaattattttcggttgcaggggtcaattgtaatcatttttggtgaataggcatatcccaaaaatcctacacactttcgagaaaaaaattaattactgaaaatagaatgtctgaccatgactgtTTatcaccctgaaaattgaaaagtttcaaatcattctggaaaaattatttttgtttgcaggggtcaattacaatcatttttggtcaatagacatacccctgaaatcctaaccattttcgagaaaaaaattcagtactggcggaactttaaacgttaataactttttaacgaagcttccatcgacaaattggtattcttaattttcgtcctattttggtctctagaatctcccattacaattttttccaggggtagttgaacaccctgtgtacaaTACATACATTGTTCGCTGTGAAAGGGTTGAAATTTATTCACTTTTTTTGAAAACCTTAAATCGAGTTGTGGATATTATGTATATCGGCGTAACGACGCCATTGGAGTACAAAGGGTTAATTCTAATAAATGTTTGATTCTAAGATCAACGAAAGATGTCGCCTTCTACCTTTTTCCCCCATGTCAGCAGCTTAGCTAAGACAGCTTATATTTTCACTGCGCATAATGCTGATTTTAGAACATCGAattgaaagatttattatagTCTAGTGGCTATCgtatgaaattgatatttttaggtgtgcaacgaaaataaatatttagtatTTCTGTGTGCAAGAGTGCAAACCCTTAGAAATCTATCTACGATAATCAATGCGTTCAAAACGCATATGTAACATGCAACGCAGACTAGCGCGCAGCGTGGCaattaaaacgttaataactattttacCTTGCATACCAATTACAGTATTTCAAGAGCATGAAACAGATTGACATCATACTGTAAACAGACTGACGCAAACAAAATGCAAAGCGTGAAAATGCAACGAAACGAATAATAAAATACGCAGCTTAGTTACTTTTTACCCGTGGTAAAAAGCCGCTGGTACCGCAAGCAACTCTCGTTCGTCGTATTCTTGCCGCGAGTAACTTTGATTAACGCTTCGACTGCTGCGttgcccatatatgggtgacaggatttaccattatggtgctagaaaaattaattctaaagTTAAGACGGGTGAAATAAATTTGGGTAGAattcgtgaattttaacaaggttacgaaaacaagtttggaaaaaattttaggttatgtaacttACAatagtctaaaatcaaaattttactttcgcAGAATATTAtatggttttgatctggcaacGTGTTAAGAGACTCGCGAAAAATCAATTGAAAGAGACGTAGAAACATCCATAGACAGTGAGCTAGAAACGTCCGTGGGTCGCTAAAATCTTAAAAAACTTTTAAACGCCGAGTCCAATCGCCTGACAAAGATAAACTTGTACAATTTCAACGGAATATCCACAGCATCGATTACTCAGGCGGTCATTGACATTCAAGCGGAACATATCCCTGCGCAtcgttccccctaaaatattaaattttaatttatctcACGTTTTCCCCCTAATTTTATTAACGGTCGAGTAAATATTCTTTGATACCGTGTTTTCCAGGCCACCTTATATACTACACGCCGCGTATCAATGTAAAACCGCCGTGTCAATGATCGATTCCATAACCGCTTTGAATTATGAGGACATTTCCGCGAGCCGTGACGAATTAGAGTATACCGTGCGCTTTTACTTGTTAATCTACGGTATAAACTGAACGTGTTCACTCGAGCACACAGTATCCCGAAGCATTCAAGCGAACGAAACGATGCAGTCAGAGGCAATTCCCTTCGAAACTCGAGAAGCCGCGCTCTCCTTATTCGGTGCGTTCTTGACATCATCGAGACCACAACACACCATTGGCGTGAGTCATTCCCATCTGATCGCGATGACAGGGGAAAAGAGAAATAGTGGGCGAGAAGTGACAGTTCTCTCAAGGGTGTGTCTTATCCCCAGCGTCTTCGTTCTTTTGAGCTGACTTATATGCATCGCGAACAGAATTCGCATAAATATTATCGACCGAACTTCGTTCGATTGTATTCGATATGATGTCAGAACGAATCGAAAGAGGTCTTATGTCGTGGCGACGGGAATCACCCACGCAGTCTGTTTGTCCTACGCCGGAAGACCACGAACTTACCGAACATAACGATCAACGGAAGATATCTCTGGTCGAAATTCTAATATTAGCGCAGCGCATTCTTCGATCGATACTTTAGACATTCACCACTACACTGACTAGCACGCTCGGCAGAGACGGAACATAtacgtatgcatgtatgtatgtgtgtGTACGCGAAGAAGCTTGCGCTACTGGCAAAACGCTACAGCGTCTCACCTCACCTTTCGAAACGATTTCGTAATCCATGACCAACGTCGCGGCTAGACAGCGTCTAGTGTGGGCCGTGCTTCTATGCCGAAAAGTAAAACCATCGGCGATGGGAGATTCATCGCCACCGTTCTGCTACGATAATACGCGTACTAACACTTTTGCTATGGCCCTGCTGTTCTATCGCCGAACCGCGCACACGCCGCACAGGCATTATGCTACGAAGATCACCAACTATGGAAGTGGTGGGATACGATTCGAGGCACGCGAGAGGTGCGACCAGCGTGGCGCTATCTAGAGTGACACGTGAATACTCGTTAATCTCGAGCTCGAATGTTCCGATGGTAAATTGTCGCTTCGATCTATCGATGGGAGAAATTGAGATTATGGACAATCGAAGATGACGAACTTTTTGTTTTGGGATGTTAAACCgtttattttccatcatcttctCGTTGCAAAATGgtaaaaaaatattctaaaaccTACTCTGCTGCAGTGGCTAACCTGATCATTTACAATAAATACTGCACAGCTTCTCACTCAGCTGAAGAATTTCTGGATCGTAGACTGCCGCTTCGTATGATACTGATCGGTATGAAATGCTTAAAATGGACCATACACAGTCGAGATGTATTGGCTATTTGCCCGTAGATTTGATCGACTGTCATTGCCACGAGAAAAATCAGTGAGAAAGAAGATCGACCAAACTCGCGGGTAAACTTCCATTATTTCTCTACTATGCAACGATGACTTGTTGCCTTATTCCCACTAGAGAGGCCCGCTCTGACGTCATGCTGCATagtagtagggtctccataatcacgagagatacatttttgttctattcatagctagtattttgagcgtacggttacgccaatgcTTCTCCTATCCTACTTTGTCCCTATACGAACTGTGGTTGTGAGCgactcagccaataatgacaatgcaTGTGAGAGTAGGCGTtgctattacgctacggccaattGGCGTAACCATCAAATCAACACTGGATAGTACagtgcttccacgagaagaaggcacagcgtgtttatatccccactcctgttgcaatctgctgactcacaggtattggttGAAAACGGTAACGAAGATCGGTGATAGCCAATCAGCAGACTGCAATAAGAGTGGGAATGCAAACATGCTGTACCTTCTCGTGGAAAGACGATACGTGTGTAGGCCGCTTAAAAGCAATTCTTCGTCATGCGTGAAAGCATCGCTGGACAATACCTGTTGATACCTAAAAGCAAACGATATGGAGGATGAAGCATTATGGAATAAATGAAATTCAGTAAAAACATTACTTCACGTTTCGGAATACatctaaaatttaacaaaaagaaaatttgttagATTTCAATTTTATGTAGATGCAATGTCATTACTTCTTGCGATATGTATGTAAGATATGGATACCGAATATGATATTTTAAAACTCATCCtcattaatcgacactttctctCGAGTGGAGATAGTAGCGTGTTAAACATATTTCGAGTGCAATCCATTAGATTGATGGAATAAAGATACACTTgtagtttattatattttaagtaGTCTTTTGTAAGCAGccattaaaaatgatttttaatatACTTTCTCCTAACTTGTTTATAGTCGACGATCCTGTATAACGCGTTCAAAATTAAAATCTACAAAACAGACATTTAAAACACAAAAGAAACACCAAACACTCTAGATAATTTTGTTAGTAAATAAAATTCATAGGTGTCGATGTAACGGTAcaataaaatattcaatataaAAAGACTGTGCCTTTCATTCGATATATACTATACCATTTCCGTAAACAGAAACTCGGTGACGGGAATGCAACGTTTTTTTTTACAATACTCAGTAGAACCGGTTTAAGGGATAAACCAGTTTTTGTTGCATGCGCGCGAAAAATGCCAacatttttcacgaaaatgttATACATGGTCTGTGGCTCTGCGTCTTGAACATTAACTGTACTTTCCTTAATTTATTATTCCACACACGTAACAGATATTAGGATAACTACAAATATGCAAATCTACACAGAATGTTTCACACACGGTATTACGAAATGTTTTTTCTCGGCAACTGTTACTGATAGCTTCGAACTGAACAAATATTTCGATAATCACATTTCCTGTTGAAGAGTGGAAAGTCTAGTACTATTTGAACATGTAAAAGACCCGCCACGAGCCTTGAATTTTGTTGTATCCGCGGTCTTCGAAACAATTTTTAACAGTTTATCGGAACACCGTGTATACAGAGTCGAAATTTATCGCACAAAATAATTCCGTGAATTCTACAAGATACGTGTATCCTTTTCGAACGTCAAAGAAATGCTCCCGCGCGAGAAGCGAAACTTATTTTGGTTTCAAGGTGCTCCTGGAGATTCAGGGTTTATTTATAGGGATTCTCCGGCTGTTAGCGACTGTTAGCAATAAAAACACACAGAAAGGACGCAATGAGGGGAAAAAAGAGACGACGAAAGAAGATAAGAACGTCGAATATGCGAATAATACGGGGTTTATGGTTGAATATGTACGAATAAGTTATCGAATATGggaaaaataaatgtataattaCCTTGGAATAAGGCGGTTGCATTGGAGGCGAATTGTGAAGGGATGCAGTGATCTCTCGAAGCACCACCCGGGTTCCTTCGCGAACTGAACCACCGATACGACTTGGACTTGACATCCCGACAATACGTTTCAAATATTCGCTAGATACGTTGTCTGTTTCATGAAATATATTCGTTGCTGCACTGTCGACGTACACGGATCCAGGAGGAATCACTTTTGAATCATGAGACGTTTTACACACAAATCGAGAACACTTGAACTTATCAACGTTGGCATTCACACTCTCTTCCACGATGCTACGAACAAAGGGTCGGCTTGCTTCGAACATTCATGGCAATTTTTTCGGTCACTTCACGTTGCGTTCAATCGAGTTGGTTCGATGTATTATTAGGATACGTAAATAACTAAAACTTGTAGAAATTACACGAGCAAGTTCCCCGATTCCGACGCCGTTACAATGTTTAGCAcgcaactgctttcttaacggCCGTCCGGCGTTTGACAACTTGAAtgcgaatgaaacagccaatcagaGCGCGTTTTCACGTTTCTCGGCGAAACATCGCGGCGCTAGTATGCTGTTTTCGCGGTTGGTAATATCGATTTCAACATTCGATTATACATCGAACAGCGCGCACAATCTCGCGAGTCCTTGTTATTTACGTCGACAAACTTCatcgtttcatttaaatattgtaatacgTTAAACTATACTTACTCAACGAAAACCTACAGTTTAATTTCaagatttacaaatatttattgTCAAATTTTTCATACAAATGTGTATAAACCACCGCGTCAACTATATGCATGGCAGTGTACATCGATCACGAAGTTGCAATCTTATTCAATAATTAATAGTCTTATACTTCGCATTCGCATTCATGCCCTCTCAATCTCAcaacttcatttttttttctttctttacttATTTAGTATTTCACaatgtacatatacataaaaaTACATTCACCCGGCTCGATAACGCATTGTTATAATACGTTGCGTTAAAATTAAGCGAATTATATAAAAGAATACTATTCACAATGTTCTCCTCTATTGCAGAACTAATAAAAACAGTTGCTTTAAGGACACTTTTTGCAGGCACTAATGTTATCTGGATTTGTGGTAATAGTAATGATTATTAATTCACCCTAACATATTAATATAATGTAACAAGTTTCACTGCAGGGGTATAATCACAGAACTTAGCCATAGGCTTCTATGTAAGTTTACGCTTCTTAGCACAAGgcactttttttttataaacgtcTATGATAAAACaagaatattaaattaatttggtgccactaCAGGCACTATAGAAAATGGTTAACACCTTGTACTGTAAGTCTTACTATTAAAAATAGAAGTACCATTGTACGAAACAATGGATTTAAATTGGGAAGCACTATATTATTTACGATAATGCACAGTGTACGTTCTCATTATCGTGTATTAATGCAATCCCATAGTTAGTACTACATGTGCAATTTTACACAAGGCAGGACTGTTTGAAGCATTTAAACGATACCTCCTAGTAGAAATATACATTACAGTATCTAATTAAAATCAATTCATGATCCGTTAGTAAACTAAACACTTCACGTTAAAGTATGAAGTGTTTGTGTATATTTAATTATGTATATGGATGTAATTGTGGTGGAGGATGTGTAGTGGATGGTGTGGTTGAATTTTTTTGACTACTAGATGGTGGAGTTAAGAGACCACTTTCGTTTGGGCTCTGTCTACCAGATTCGGTATTTGAGTCAGATTCGTTCGCATCAACGGAAGGGATTTCATCCCCTAATCGTTGCTGTGCCTTTTCTAACATGTTTAAATCGACCACATGAGTTTGTATACGATGTGATTCATCCATTACTATATTGGGAACTGTTGCCCTGAGTCCAGATCCAGAATGAGATTCCACAGGTGATATTGTGGATCTTAAAAGGAACTGAGAACCTTCTTCTGCAGCTGTTATTGCAAATGGAGTAATCCATTTGACACAAGGTGCAAGTTGCTCCCATGGAATGCGTGATACCCTCAAGGCACATTCTCTTCCTTGTGTGTGATAGATGGCTGCTGCTGCAATGTGACTGTAGGAAAACTTCAAACTTCCTTCATCCAAAGTAGCTAGATCTATCAATTGAGCAGCTTGGGAATATTGAAGACCCCCATATTGAGGGTAAATAAAAGCATTTGGCCTTGACCAGTCACCCGATTCAATTTGCATATAAATATTAAGCCAGCCAGGGGTAGTAACAGGAGACAAATTCCACCCAAGACCTTTTAAAATCACTAATTCTTTCCCTAAAATTTCTTCCTCTGTACATGCTCCATCAGTGACATATGCAAACTCTGCTATTTTGGGTGGATAT
It encodes the following:
- the Cyce gene encoding cyclin E isoform X2, whose product is MPQTSLQGKKSQTYLQGGKVVTQSLKRKRRTTEISEDSENVYPPSKVPALSNVSYTESCHNGHTLENSCTPHQVSPLKEQQEPATWSELRSATCFLTPSSSTNVSSRPSPLPSFSWADGSQVWSLMCLGDQKTLTQRNPQLFQRHPTLQPRMRAILLDWLIEVCEVYKLHRETYYLAMDYIDRYLSIHQNVPKNQLQLIGITCLFIAAKVEEIYPPKIAEFAYVTDGACTEEEILGKELVILKGLGWNLSPVTTPGWLNIYMQIESGDWSRPNAFIYPQYGGLQYSQAAQLIDLATLDEGSLKFSYSHIAAAAIYHTQGRECALRVSRIPWEQLAPCVKWITPFAITAAEEGSQFLLRSTISPVESHSGSGLRATVPNIVMDESHRIQTHVVDLNMLEKAQQRLGDEIPSVDANESDSNTESGRQSPNESGLLTPPSSSQKNSTTPSTTHPPPQLHPYT
- the Cyce gene encoding cyclin E isoform X1 is translated as MITKIKSLFFGLSSLQGKKSQTYLQGGKVVTQSLKRKRRTTEISEDSENVYPPSKVPALSNVSYTESCHNGHTLENSCTPHQVSPLKEQQEPATWSELRSATCFLTPSSSTNVSSRPSPLPSFSWADGSQVWSLMCLGDQKTLTQRNPQLFQRHPTLQPRMRAILLDWLIEVCEVYKLHRETYYLAMDYIDRYLSIHQNVPKNQLQLIGITCLFIAAKVEEIYPPKIAEFAYVTDGACTEEEILGKELVILKGLGWNLSPVTTPGWLNIYMQIESGDWSRPNAFIYPQYGGLQYSQAAQLIDLATLDEGSLKFSYSHIAAAAIYHTQGRECALRVSRIPWEQLAPCVKWITPFAITAAEEGSQFLLRSTISPVESHSGSGLRATVPNIVMDESHRIQTHVVDLNMLEKAQQRLGDEIPSVDANESDSNTESGRQSPNESGLLTPPSSSQKNSTTPSTTHPPPQLHPYT